TGTGTTGATGAAGCAAATCCTGAGTCTCAATAACATCTCTGACAGCTTCAGAAGTAAAGATCCAAACTGGACCCATtacagtaaatataaacaaacttcATCCTTATTTGTGAAGCTACTTATAGAAATTATCACTTAAAATATCAAGTTCATTTGCTTTAATTTCACAATTCCATGCCAGAAATAAACCTCAGATGAGATTAAAGAGTGTTTTATAGGATTATTGTAATCTGAAGTTTGTAAAATAGAGAAAAGTTTCTTCACTAACAGCCGTAGATCAacagtgatgatgatgatgatgatgaaatcCATCAGGTCTTAATCTGAAGTGAATCTTCTCTCTGATGATGTCTGTAAACTAACATAATGCAAGAGTTTTGTGCTTGTAGTCTTGTTTTTTTCTTGTGATCCATTGAAATTTTTCAGTGTGTTCAGTGTTTCAGGACTAGGGTTGGGAACCGGAAGCAAGAATTATTAAGTTTTGGTTCTAAAAGCGGTTCCGATATAATGCATAGGGGGCAAAGCACTGGGAACGGTCACTTTTAAATGCCATGTTAActtcatgaatattaattacgtTGAGCTGCTGTTTACAGTCACGCAACAAAATTCAAATAATATGAATTTAAATGCTCTGTTTACAATATTTTGATAGTGATTAATATTAgtattgtgcattatttttcatatttcttTCGGTAAAATAGAATCAGAAACAGGAAACGTAGAACCGAAATTTCTTACGATACCCAACCCTGACTGAACAACGTTTACATGAAATCAGCAGAAAATCTGATGAAATTCATATTCAAcatatttatcatatatttttCCTCTATAGGGCTACAGTGTAAAAGCTTCATGTTTGTCTGCTGAAGAGTTAAactttatggggtggtttcccagacagggttcaGATTattccaggactaggccttagttatataaaatatgtatatttataaatatgtatattttatacataaaattgtaacaaaaaatacaatttctgtTACATTCTTAGTGTTTTAGTGtttttaccaacaacggccactaggtgtcaatggtttgctgcatactctggtcacaaattaataaatgactgtcactgcattattattactgctaaaaggttttgaaatatgaaaacgtTTATCATGATAgattaaaatgtacttttaaagtCAACTTAGGTGTCCTGCTCACGGGACAGTGCAGTTAAGGGGTTAAATTttggcagctcaaacatgcattttagacttggataagccctgtccgggaaacctcACTTTTGTGTCTGGATCTTAACAAACCATTACTGCTCATCTAACAAACTACTGAAGCTTGATAAACACTTGGTAAAATGATTGAAAATGATCCAGTAAGTCAATCAGTGATATACGACCTTCACTATAACCCATAAACATTTACTCAATGTCCACTGAATCTCCTAGTGTCCTATCTCAACACGGGCAGATGAATGTGTGCGTCCTGATGATCCAGAAGTCGAGTGACACTGGTGGTGGTGTCGTACCCTCGGCCCAGCATTTGCTCCTTTATACAGGGTGGATGAATCTCACTGATGAGACACTCCAGAGATTTCAGACTGCTGCTCAGGAGAGACACCTGACACGAGCTTTTATCAGGAAACCTACGGCACGCGCTCCGCTCCGTCAGGTATGGTTGAGGACGTCGATGGATGTGTGGATGGAGGTCCATGGATGAACCGGTGCTTTGCTCTTGCTGACTATAGGACTCAGTATCTGGTGTGGTTAGAACGGCATTCCAAGGAGGTGCCATGGTTGAGTTCAGCGTGGAGGATGGGATCTTCTCCAGAACACCATTTGTCATACTAAAGCTAGGAGGTCTGTAGGAAAGCCGAGCACATGCGATAGGGACACAGACCTCTGGAGAGCTTGCGCCGTAAGTGCCGTGTGTGTAGCGATGCTGCGTTCTGTGCTGCCAATAATCCAAACCCTCCACGTGCCCGTCTGCACTCTGAGTGGGCAGCACGGCTCTGGCGTACACCCGAGCTGAACCAGACACCGTAAACCCAGAATCTGAGCAGGACGCGGCGGTGGCCGCCAGGAAAGCTGGACTGCAGTTAGATGGACGGCTCTTATGCTGAACGATGCTTTGGTTGGACATCGCCGTATTGAGAGCGCCGGGTACGTCTACATCATACGACTTGTGCCTGTGTATGTTGCTGGGTGGCACGTAAGGGGCGACAGCCATTAGGAAGGGAGACAGTTTTCCTCTTTTACCCTCCAAGCTTTTCAACCCACCATTGTCTGCAGGAGTTTTTACAATAGCCAACAAGCCTCGATGCCCAGCGGAGAATGGGTGAGAAGATAAGCCGAACCGCTGACCGTCCGTATCCAAACCATTGACGGTTCTGTTGATTTGTTTGTGCTGCGGGACTCTGATGTTGGTCGGGAAGATCTTGATGGATAGCGGGCTGTCGGCCGTCCTGTGAGCATAGGCGTCTAGTTCGGCTACAGACGGGTACCGGAGCTCACCTGAAGACATAAACACATTTATGAATGAATACTTCAACAGCTTTGATATAATGAGCATCTCTGCATTACAACAATACATGAACTTCAGCTTGAACACAAATACAGGGAAAGACAAAAGCAAATACCCTTAGAAAGTTTGTCATCGATTACAATACGTGATGATATGAAACTCTCGTGAGATTGTCACCCTGATGTTTCCAATTTCAGATTTTGCTGTCCAACAGAGCGACTCAACTGTGCCGAAGGTGTGAAGAGATAAATATGGAAAAGTGATGAATACTGAATGAGAAACAATGATCAGACAGGAGAGGAGACAAGAAAAATCGTCCAATAAAAATGAAGATATTGTGTCGCCGATTTCCTCGGCTGCTTGTTCATCCACAGACATCTGCATCTTTCTAAAAACTCATTTTGTGGAGGGAAACACCGCGGGCAATGTTTGATCAgtgcattatgaaattaattCGGTCTTTCTTCAGGACTAAATTGGATTACTCAAGCAAGGGGGGATGGAAGCTGATTTGGTTTCAGTGGTTGGACTGGATTTCATTTCATGCTGTTTGGCTCAGATACGCACCGAGTTTAAAATGAGCACTGGACGCACTGCTGCCTTTTATATTTTACATGATGTGGTTTTATTTACATCGATTCACATATGTGGAATCAAACATACAGCTGCGTGCTGAACTCACTAGAGAATAAAACTACAGTGATGTCATCATTACCGCGGTAAATAAACTACATTAGACGTTTGTTTATTCAGACTGTAATTCCAGCAGCAACAAATCTTCCCGTCATAGTTTAGATTCAATCTGAAGCCGATGGGATcagatttaaacattattcaGGTCATTTCATGCCTGTTTGGCTCCTGCAACACAAGCGTGGCTAAAAGAAATCTGATGAAATCAATGTGATGATGGTGTGATTTCTCATGTGAAAACTAAAAGCTAAAGAAAGAGGGAAAAAAACAAACCAATAATCTTCCAGATCAGAACTAGAATCAGATATCTGTGAAATCGTCTGAAACACAGCTATGATCCACCAAACCTCAGTCATCCTGACGTACAAACCCACCAGACAAAATCCTTTAGGTGACTTTAACAGTTCTGAATCTGATGATATTACATTGGGTTTGATATCATAACATCAATAACATCTCAACAGCTGAATTCAGTCTGATTATGAAATTAAACTAGAGGTCAAATCAGATCTGTGTCATCAGTAAACATCACTGTGATGATGTGATGAGTCCTACAGATAAACATCAACTTCTCATTTAGCATTTATTGGTTTCTTTCATTCAAAACGAAGAGTTTAatacaacaacaataaaaatgatgaatctataataattaaattaaaagaaaGCACATGGATGAAATATAAACAATCATGATGAAGTAAAATCTGTAATGAATTATGTTTAGAGTATCACAACATATAATGTTTGACATATAATAAGATTATTCATCTCTCAGAAGTTAATGGAAGGGCAAATAAAGGATTTCTTTCcatctttgtttttaaatgattttctctgttaaaggtgcagtatgtTCAATTTAGTgcatctagtggtaaggttgcaaattgcaaccaacgttTCAGTCCAGTTAAACGAAATGCATAAAGAAGCTAAGatagccgccaccggacaaccatgtcatcgttggagacaacttagtaaaaaaagtttgtccgttaaaggcttctgtagaaacatggcggcacaaaatggcgacttccatgtaaggggaccctcagtgtatgtagataaaaacgtctgattctaaggtaataaaaacataagggttcattatgaaaggtctttatactcCACtgatatagttatgtagattatattgcatttctgtcaagagatccttataaaagttacacactgcacctttaatcatACATTACACAAATGAGTGAATATCAcataaaacatgttaaaatccACATGAGATCTGACCCTGGACCAGTGCTCTCCATTACAACAGATCAATGTGATGATGAATGCAGATTAAAATCTCTCTCGTTCATCTGAAGTTCTGATGTCACAGACAGGAAGTGACACGTGAGTTTAAGATGAGCTTTTCCTCTCAGAAGCcaaatgaaaatgtattcacctctctctttctcttttctcTAATGGATGGAAATCCATCTACTGGACT
This window of the Paramisgurnus dabryanus chromosome 10, PD_genome_1.1, whole genome shotgun sequence genome carries:
- the LOC135746109 gene encoding protein FAM222A, which gives rise to MLACLQHQKSPVHHLPDITKILDTSLHHQSELRYPSVAELDAYAHRTADSPLSIKIFPTNIRVPQHKQINRTVNGLDTDGQRFGLSSHPFSAGHRGLLAIVKTPADNGGLKSLEGKRGKLSPFLMAVAPYVPPSNIHRHKSYDVDVPGALNTAMSNQSIVQHKSRPSNCSPAFLAATAASCSDSGFTVSGSARVYARAVLPTQSADGHVEGLDYWQHRTQHRYTHGTYGASSPEVCVPIACARLSYRPPSFSMTNGVLEKIPSSTLNSTMAPPWNAVLTTPDTESYSQQEQSTGSSMDLHPHIHRRPQPYLTERSACRRFPDKSSCQVSLLSSSLKSLECLISEIHPPCIKEQMLGRGYDTTTSVTRLLDHQDAHIHLPVLR